The window AACGCGGCCGCGGCGGCGTCGAACAGGGCGAGGCTGGGGCCGAGTTGCTGGGTCCACTGCTTGCCGGACGACTTCTGGTAGCCGTCGGCCAGGTCCTCGGAGGAGACCTTGGTGAGGGAGGAGCTGTAGGGGAAGGTCGGGGTCCAGTAGGCGCCCCCCGCTATGCCGATACCTATGGAACCCAGCGCCTCGACCTGCGAGGGGAACAGGCCCGTCTTGGCGACCTGCACGATCTTGGGCTTGTAGCCCTGCTGCGCCGCCTGCCGCCAGAAGGTGGCGAAGTCGGAGGGGATGGGGAAGGTGTTGAAGATCTCGCAGTCCTCGGACTTGAACCTGGCGATCTGCGACGAGTAGTCGTTGGTGCCGTTGGTGTAGGCGCCGGGATCGACGATGTCGTAGCCGTCCTTCTTCAGCAGGGGGCCGAGTGCCTGCCGGATGGCGTTGCCGTCGGAGTCGTTGGGCCACATGACGCCGGTCTTCTTGTTCGTCTTCACCTGCGGCCACAGCTTCGTGTAGGCCTGGTGGAACTGCTCGACGCCGAAGCAGAAGTGGAAGGTGTACTGGTAGGCCTGCTTCTGGGCCGGCTTGGCTCCCCTGCCGAAGTACCAGGCCTCCCAGGGGACGACGGTGGAGATGCACGGGACGCCGGCCGCCTCGCACGCGTCGGAGACCGGGTTGACCGTCTCCGGCGTCGACGTGGTGAGCATCAGGTCGACGCCCTCGGCGTTGATCAGGTCGTTGGCCACCTGGGATCCACGCTGCGGGTTGGACTGGCCGTCCTTGTCGATGATCTTGACGTTGTACTTCTTGCCGCCGATGGTCAGGCCGTCGGCGAAGGCCTTGCGGGCGAGGCTGAGGACGTACGCGTCCGGCTCGCCGAAACCGGCCGCGGGACCGGTGCGCGGGCTGACGAATCCGATCTTGAGTGTGGTCGTCCCACCGCCGCTGCCGCTGTCGCCGCTACCCACCTTGCACGCGGCGAGAAGCGGACTCGACAGGGCCAATCCGGACATACCGAGGCCCGCCGTACGCAGAATCCGGCGTCTGCTGGGGTCGGGAGACGGTTCGGACATAGGAGACTTAGGCATGTTCGCCCTCCTCGTGAACCAAAGGTGGGGGGAACGTAGGAGCGGCTGTCACGAAAGTCAACGCAGCGTTCTAATAGCTGAAACAATCGGCGCTACCATGCGGCATGACCTCACGGACACCGCCGTCGGCATCCGACGAGCCCACAACCCCCCTCGCAGCCGATGAGGCCGAGGACGCGGCGACGCTCCCGAAGGCGAGCGCCGCGGGGTTCTCCCAGTCCCTGGAACGCGGACTGCTGATCCTGTCGTCGTTCAGTGAGACGCGCCCCGTGCTGGGCATTTCCGACCTGGGGCGCGCGGTCGGCCTCAACCGCAGCACCACCTACCGCTACGTGGCGACACTGGCCAAACTCGGCTACCTGCAACAGGATCCGGACTCGCGGAAGTACTCTCTCGGGCCCCGGGTCGTCGACCTGGGATTCGCGGCGATCAACTCCATGGAGATCACCCGTGTCGCCGGGCCGTTCCTGCAGGCCCTGTCGGACGAGACCGGCTACACGGTGAGCATGGCCGTGCTCGACGGCCCGGACATCGTGTACGTCGACCGGCGGCGCAGCGGGCGCGCGGGCACCTTCGCCATGGGCCTCCACCTGCACGTCGGCTCCCGCCTTCCTGCCTACTGCACCTCGATGGGCAAGGTCCTGCTCGCATACCAGGAGCCGGCCGTACTGCGTGACCTGGTCGATCGCACGGACCTCGCCCGGCGAGGGCCGAAGACAATCACCGCGCGGGAGCAGCTCATGGTGGCGCTGACCCGGGTTCGGCGTACCGGATTCGCGCTCAACGACGAGGAACTCGCGCCCGGACTGCGATCGTTGGCCGCGCCGGTGAGGGACCGGTCCGGCGCGGTCGTGGCTGCGGTCAATGTCGCGGTGCACCTCACGGTGTGGAACGCCTCGGTGGAATCCGTCATGTCGCGCCTGGAAGCTCCCCTGCGTCGCGCGACGACGGAGATCTCCACCCGGCTCGGTCACCGGCCGCAAGCCTGACCCGAAGCCGTCCGAGCAGTGTTGTTTGAATAGCTGAAACTGGAGTCTCTCTATACGAAACAGTAGGGACGCATTTCGTTGACACCGGCTTCCGGGGGGGCGCAGACTCACGCCGCCACAGTCATGTGGACGTCACTTCACCAGGCGAACAGAGTTGTTCCCTGTGCCCGGGAGGCCGCCATGCGTATACAAGCCGCCGTGTTCGACAAGCAGGACGGACCGTTCCGTGTCGAGGACATCGAACTGGACGAACCGCGGGCGGGTGAGGTCCTCGTGAGGATCACGGCCACCGGGATCTGCCACACCGACGGCCTGGCGCGGCACGGCGACCTCCCTTTCCCGGCTCCTGGTGTGCTCGGCCACGAAGGCGCCGGTGTCGTGTCCGCGGTGGGTCCCGGTGTCACGTCGGTGCGGGAGGGCGACCATGTCGTGGCGGGCTGGCCCTGGTGCGGCGAGTGCCGCAACTGCCTGGCCGGTGAGCCCCGTTACTGCGCCAGGCTCGGCGAACTCCTCGTCGGCGGAGTCCGGCCGGGGACCGAGGCCTCGGCGCTGAGCCGCGCGGACGGGGGGACCCTCCACGGCCACTTCTTCGGCCAGTCGTCGTTCGCCACGCACGCCCTCACACAGGCCAACAGCCTGGTAAAGGTACCGAAGGACGTCCCGCTCGACCTGCTCGGCCCCCTTGCCTGCGGGCTGTCCACCGGAGCGGGTGCCGTGCTCAACACGCTGCGCCCGCAGACCGGCTCCAGCCTCGTGATCTACGGCACGGGCTCGGTGGGACTGGCCGCTGTCATGGCCGCCCGCAACAGCGGCGCCACCACGATCATCGCCGTCGACCGGCACACCGCCCGGCTGAAGCTGGCAGCGGAACTCGGCGCCACGCACACCGTGAACGCCGGCGACACGGACCCCGTCGCCGCCGTGCACGACATCTGCGGCGGGCCCGCCGACAACGCCCTGGAGTGCACCGGCATCATCTCCGTCGTGCGCCAGGCCGCCGACTCGGTCGGCATGCTCGGCACCTGCGCGCTCATCGGCGGCGCCCCGGCGGGAGCCGAGTTCACCCTCGACCACCTCACCACCCTGTGGGGCAAGCGCATCGTCGGCGTCCTCGGCGGCGGCGGTCGCAGTACCCAACTCATCAGCGCACTCATCGACTTGTACCGCCAGGGCCGCTTCCCCATGGAACGCCTCGTCTCCTGGTTCACCTTCGACCAGATCGAGCAGGCGCTTCAGGCGTCGTACGCCGGTGACGTCATCAAGCCGATCGTCCGCATGCCCGCCTGAGCCGCGCACGCCCCGTGGCCTGCCATGACTGCCCCGTACCGAAAGAAGCCCTTCATGTCTCTCACCCGTGAACTCCTCATCGGCGGCAAGGACCTGCCCGCCCTGTCCGGCCGCACCGCCGAGGACATCAACCCCTACACCGGCGAGGTCTACGCGACCGTCGCCGCGGCCGGCCCGCAGGACGTGACCCGCGCTGTGGACGCCGCCGACGCCGCGTTCGCCGAATGGGCCGCGATCGCGCCCTTCGCCCGTCGCGCGATCTTCCTCAAGGCGGCGGATCTGCTGGACGCACGTGCGGAGCAGGTGGCCGAGATCATGGCCCACGAGGCCGGCGGCACCCGCCCCTGGGCGTTCTTCAACGTGGGGCTGGCGGCGAACATCCTGCGGGAGGCGGCCGCCGCCATCACCGCTCCGCGCGGTGAGGTGCTCAGCGCGCAGGAGGAGGGCGCGCTGGGCCTGGCCGTGCGGGAACCGCTGGGCGTGGTCGCGGCGTTCGCGCCATGGAACGCTCCGGTCATCCTCGGTGTCCGGGCCGTGGCGGCGCCCCTTGCCGCCGGCAATACGGTCGTCGTCAAGCCCAGCGAGGACGCGCCGATCGCCTGCGGACTGCTCGTCGCGGACGTGCTGCGCGAGGCGGGACTGCCCGACGGAGTGCTCAACGTGGTCACCAACGCCCGTGAGGACGCGGCGGAGATCGCCGAGGCGCTGATCGCCGATCCCCGGGTGCGTGCCGTGAACTTCACCGGTTCCACCGGCGTCGGCCGGATCATCGGCACCCACGCGGCGAAGCATCTCAAGCCGGCCGTGCTCGAACTGGGCGGCAAGAACGCGGTGATCGTCCTGGACGACGCGGACGTGGACTACGCCGTCGACGCCGTCACCTTCAGCGTGTTCATGAACTCCGGGCAGATCTGCATGTCCGGCGACCGCATCCTCGTACACGAGTCGCTGGCCGAGGAGTTCACGCAGAAGTTCACCGCGAAGGTCGCCTCCCTCCGGGCCGGGGACCCCGCTCATCCGCACACCGTGCTGGGCCCGCTGGTCACCGCCTCCGCCGCACAGCGCGTCGCCGCCCTGGTGGAGGACGCGGTCGCCAAGGGAGCCACCGTGCTGACGGGCGGCGGACGGCCGGAGGGAGCGGTGCACGCGGCGACCGTGCTCACCGGCGTTCCCAAGGACGCGGACCTGTACTACGCGGAGGCCTTCGGGCCGGTCTGCGTCGTCGAGACGTTCGGCGACGACGACACCGCCGTGGCCGTCGCCAACGACACCGACAACGGTCTGACCTGCGGCATCATCACCGAGAACGCCACCCACGGACTGAGCGTCGCCCGTCGTGTCCGGACGGGCATCGTGCACATCAACGACCAGTCCGTGGCCGACGAGCCGCAAGCGCCCTTCGGTGGCGCGAAGGCCTCCGGATACGGCCGGTTCGGCGGACGGTGGGGCATCGAGGCGTTCTCCAACACCCGCTGGGTGACGATCGCGACCCAGCAGGCCCACTACCCCTTCTGATCGTTCCGCTCCGGGCGCAGGACAGAGCTTGCGGGGCATCCCAGGCCTCGGGGATGGTCAGGCTCAAGGGTTCCGGTTGGGGCGCGATGCGTCGTCAGCATTCGATGACGTTGACGGCGAGGCCACCGCGCGAGGTCTCCTTGTACTTGGTCTTCATGTCGTCGCCGGTCTGCTTCATCGTCTTGATGGCCTTGTCGAGGGAGACGTGGTGTCGGCCGTCCCCGCGCAGGGCCATGCGGGCGGCGGTGACGGCTTTGACCGCGGCCATGCCGTTGCGTTCGATGCAGGGGATCTGGACCAGGCCGCCGACGGGGTCGCAGGTGAGGCCGAGGTTGTGTTCGATGCCGATCTCGGCGGCGTTCTCGACCTTCTCGGGGCTGCCGCCGAGGACTTCGGCCAGGCCAGCGGCCGCCATGGAGCAGGCGGAGCCGACTTCGCCCTGGCAGCCGACCTCGGCGCCGGAGATGGAGGCGTTCTGCTTGAAGAGGATGCCGATCGCGCCGGCGGTGAGCAGGAAGCGGATGATGCTGTCGTCGTCGGCGCCGGGGATGAAGTCGCGGTAGTAGTGCAGGACCGCGGGGATGATGCCGGCGGCGCCGTTGGTCGGCGCGGTAACCACGCGGCGGCCGGAGGCGTTCTCCTCGTTGACGGCCATGGCATAGAGGGTGACCCATTCCATGGCGTGCCACTGCGGGGCGCCCTGGACGCGCAGGGACCGGGCGGCGGAGGCGGCGCGGCGGCGGACCTTGAGGCCGCCGGGCAGGACGCCCTCGCGGGACAGGCCGGCGTCCACGCAGTCGCGCATCACGGCCCAGATCCTCAGCAGGCCGTCGCGTATCTCCTGTTCGGTACGCCACGCCTTCTCGTTCTCCAGCATCAGCCCGGAGATGGAATACCCCGTCTCACGGCAGCGCCGCAGCAGTTCCTCACCGGTGGAGAAGGGGTGCTTGAGGAGGGTGGTGTCGGGTTTGATGCGGTCCGCGCCGATGGCCTCTTCGTCGATGACGAAGCCTCCGCCGACGGAGTAATACGTCTTCTCCATCAGGGTCTGCCCGTCCGCGACGCGGGCGGTGAGGGTCATGCCGTTGGGGTGGTGGGGCAGCGATCGGCGTCGGTGCAGGACCAGGTCGGTGCCGGGGTCGAAGTCGATGGCGCCGCCGGGCAGGTGCAGGCGGTGGGTGCGGGTGATGCGTTCGACATCGAGATCGGCCTGGTCCACGTCGACGGTCTCGGGAGCGTGGCCTTCCAGTCCGAGCATGACGGCCTTCGGAGTGCCGTGGCCGTGACCGGTCGCGCCGAGCGAGCCGAAGAGCTGGGCGTGCAGCCTGGCCGTGTCGGTGAGGAGGCCTTCGGCGGTCAGGCGCTGGGTGAACATGCGAGCTGCGCGCATGGGGCCCACGGTGTGGGAGGAGGAGGGGCCGATGCCGATGGAGAAGAGGTCGAAGACGCTGATGGCCACGGGAGACCCTCCTTGTCGAAGAGGGGATGCGACGCGCATCCGATGCGGTGGGTGAGGTCGGCGGACGCCGGAGTCAGATGCGGGGGCGGCGGGACCAGCGGGCGGCCTTGATCGCCATGTGGAGCTCCAGGCGCGTCGGGCCGTCCAGCGGGTCGGTGCCGATCGCGTCCTTGATGCGGCCGAGGCGGTAGTAAAGGCTCGTGCGGTGGAGGTGGAGGCGCCTGGCGACCTCGTTGACGCTCGCGGTGTCGTAGTAGACCTCCAGGGTGTGGAGGAGGTCGCCGCTGTCGTCGGCCGCGTACAGGCGGTCGTGGAGCTCGGACTGGTGGAGGGTTTCCCGGCGAAGGTTTCTCGCGAGGAACCGGTACGGGCCGATGTCGTCCCACCCTGCGAGGGAGCCGAGTTCGGGGTCCACGGCTGCGGCCTGGGCGGCGATGACGGCCTGTTGGAAGGCCTCGGGGAGACGTTCGATGGTCTTGAGGGGGTTGCTGACGCCGACGAACACGGGAGGTGGCGTGTCAGCGTGGCCCGCGGTGGTCGCCACGGCGGTGGTGAGGTCGTGGTGCAACTGGAGCGGGGTGTCGGCGTCGCGGCTGGAGCGGACCAGGACGGTGGTGTGGGTGTCCTGCACGGATGTGGCGAGTACGTGGCTGTGGGCGGCCAGGGTCTGGTGCAGGGCGACCCGCA of the Streptomyces sp. T12 genome contains:
- a CDS encoding ABC transporter substrate-binding protein yields the protein MPKSPMSEPSPDPSRRRILRTAGLGMSGLALSSPLLAACKVGSGDSGSGGGTTTLKIGFVSPRTGPAAGFGEPDAYVLSLARKAFADGLTIGGKKYNVKIIDKDGQSNPQRGSQVANDLINAEGVDLMLTTSTPETVNPVSDACEAAGVPCISTVVPWEAWYFGRGAKPAQKQAYQYTFHFCFGVEQFHQAYTKLWPQVKTNKKTGVMWPNDSDGNAIRQALGPLLKKDGYDIVDPGAYTNGTNDYSSQIARFKSEDCEIFNTFPIPSDFATFWRQAAQQGYKPKIVQVAKTGLFPSQVEALGSIGIGIAGGAYWTPTFPYSSSLTKVSSEDLADGYQKSSGKQWTQQLGPSLALFDAAAAAFQAATDPKDKKAVAKAIAGLDVETPVGRLQWGKGPNANVVATPILGGQWVQAAKGSPYKLDFVLCENSSDPNVPVAARLRPYTS
- a CDS encoding IclR family transcriptional regulator — its product is MTSRTPPSASDEPTTPLAADEAEDAATLPKASAAGFSQSLERGLLILSSFSETRPVLGISDLGRAVGLNRSTTYRYVATLAKLGYLQQDPDSRKYSLGPRVVDLGFAAINSMEITRVAGPFLQALSDETGYTVSMAVLDGPDIVYVDRRRSGRAGTFAMGLHLHVGSRLPAYCTSMGKVLLAYQEPAVLRDLVDRTDLARRGPKTITAREQLMVALTRVRRTGFALNDEELAPGLRSLAAPVRDRSGAVVAAVNVAVHLTVWNASVESVMSRLEAPLRRATTEISTRLGHRPQA
- a CDS encoding NAD(P)-dependent alcohol dehydrogenase, yielding MRIQAAVFDKQDGPFRVEDIELDEPRAGEVLVRITATGICHTDGLARHGDLPFPAPGVLGHEGAGVVSAVGPGVTSVREGDHVVAGWPWCGECRNCLAGEPRYCARLGELLVGGVRPGTEASALSRADGGTLHGHFFGQSSFATHALTQANSLVKVPKDVPLDLLGPLACGLSTGAGAVLNTLRPQTGSSLVIYGTGSVGLAAVMAARNSGATTIIAVDRHTARLKLAAELGATHTVNAGDTDPVAAVHDICGGPADNALECTGIISVVRQAADSVGMLGTCALIGGAPAGAEFTLDHLTTLWGKRIVGVLGGGGRSTQLISALIDLYRQGRFPMERLVSWFTFDQIEQALQASYAGDVIKPIVRMPA
- a CDS encoding aldehyde dehydrogenase family protein, which translates into the protein MSLTRELLIGGKDLPALSGRTAEDINPYTGEVYATVAAAGPQDVTRAVDAADAAFAEWAAIAPFARRAIFLKAADLLDARAEQVAEIMAHEAGGTRPWAFFNVGLAANILREAAAAITAPRGEVLSAQEEGALGLAVREPLGVVAAFAPWNAPVILGVRAVAAPLAAGNTVVVKPSEDAPIACGLLVADVLREAGLPDGVLNVVTNAREDAAEIAEALIADPRVRAVNFTGSTGVGRIIGTHAAKHLKPAVLELGGKNAVIVLDDADVDYAVDAVTFSVFMNSGQICMSGDRILVHESLAEEFTQKFTAKVASLRAGDPAHPHTVLGPLVTASAAQRVAALVEDAVAKGATVLTGGGRPEGAVHAATVLTGVPKDADLYYAEAFGPVCVVETFGDDDTAVAVANDTDNGLTCGIITENATHGLSVARRVRTGIVHINDQSVADEPQAPFGGAKASGYGRFGGRWGIEAFSNTRWVTIATQQAHYPF
- a CDS encoding L-serine ammonia-lyase, which produces MAISVFDLFSIGIGPSSSHTVGPMRAARMFTQRLTAEGLLTDTARLHAQLFGSLGATGHGHGTPKAVMLGLEGHAPETVDVDQADLDVERITRTHRLHLPGGAIDFDPGTDLVLHRRRSLPHHPNGMTLTARVADGQTLMEKTYYSVGGGFVIDEEAIGADRIKPDTTLLKHPFSTGEELLRRCRETGYSISGLMLENEKAWRTEQEIRDGLLRIWAVMRDCVDAGLSREGVLPGGLKVRRRAASAARSLRVQGAPQWHAMEWVTLYAMAVNEENASGRRVVTAPTNGAAGIIPAVLHYYRDFIPGADDDSIIRFLLTAGAIGILFKQNASISGAEVGCQGEVGSACSMAAAGLAEVLGGSPEKVENAAEIGIEHNLGLTCDPVGGLVQIPCIERNGMAAVKAVTAARMALRGDGRHHVSLDKAIKTMKQTGDDMKTKYKETSRGGLAVNVIEC
- a CDS encoding CdaR family transcriptional regulator; amino-acid sequence: MANSDIQDIVDEIATALGKGVSVDDLSGRLVTYSAQQGRADEARIRSLLTRAVPDDIRAWQDEHGVATATKPVEVPANPDLGMRARLCVPLMHHGVKTGTLWILQSDDTWSAPALLGQLARLTDRIDTLAALQYDKADPQLEERRNREATFQHACRADPTALDDLRSWPVLYALDTVHVLVCLPTSAHDPARRSDAEATQLRVALHQTLAAHSHVLATSVQDTHTTVLVRSSRDADTPLQLHHDLTTAVATTAGHADTPPPVFVGVSNPLKTIERLPEAFQQAVIAAQAAAVDPELGSLAGWDDIGPYRFLARNLRRETLHQSELHDRLYAADDSGDLLHTLEVYYDTASVNEVARRLHLHRTSLYYRLGRIKDAIGTDPLDGPTRLELHMAIKAARWSRRPRI